In a single window of the Antedon mediterranea chromosome 1, ecAntMedi1.1, whole genome shotgun sequence genome:
- the LOC140052449 gene encoding 3-mercaptopyruvate sulfurtransferase-like, which yields MASKISTLVSTKWLFEQISQGMKNLCVVDSSWYLRSAKRNPFEEYKQKHIPGAFFYNLAANCDKTSAYPHTIQSPDAFSKSIGKLGVSSDTHVVVYDASDKAGFFSAPRLWWLLKFFGHKQVSILNGGFVKWVSDGYDVTDEIPEVNEAQFVAKFHPEKLKSFDDMMSNIKEQEYQVMDARSKGRFDGTSPEPRADIKPGHMANSINMPYSTIIDIENKLFRSPDEIKKIFEEKGIDLSKPLTATCGSGISACILILGAHLAGKDDTFLFDGSWVEFFLRAKPEDIHSIIH from the exons ATGGCTTCCAAGATATCAACTCTTGTGTCAACAAAGTGGTTATTTGAGCAGATATCACAAGGTATGAAGAACCTCTGCGTTGTCGACTCCTCTTGGTACCTGCGATCAGCAAAACGCAACCCGTTTGAggaatacaaacaaaaacatattccTGGTGCCTTCTTTTACAACCTTGCTGCCAACTGTGATAAGACCTCCGCATACCCTCATACCATACAATCTCCTGATGCTTTCTCAAAGTCTATTGGTAAACTTGGAGTGTCATCGGACACTCATGTAGTTGTGTATGATGCTAGTGACAAGGCTGGGTTTTTCTCCGCTCCTCGTTTATGGTGGTTGCTAAAGTTTTTCGGACATAAACAGGTGTCCATCCTAAATGGCGGCTTTGTGAAATGGGTCAGTGACGGATATGATGTCACTGATGAAATACCAGAAGTAAATGAGGCTCAATTTGTAGCAAAGTTTCATCCAGAAAAACTAAAGAGCTTTGACGATATGATGAGCAACATCAAAGAGCAGGAGTACCAGGTCATGGATGCAAGATCTAAAGGAAGATTTGATGGCACCTCACCAGAACCAAGAGCAG ATATCAAACCTGGTCACATGGCTAATTCCATCAACATGCCGTATTCCACCATCATCGAtatagaaaacaaattattcagaAGTCCAGACGAAATTAAGAAGATTTTTGAAGAAAAAGGCATTGACTTAAGTAAACCGCTAACTGCTACGTGCGGTTCTGGAATATCTGCATGTATATTGATCCTCGGGGCTCACCTTGCCGGCAAGGACGACACTTTCCTTTTCGATGGTTCATGGGTAGAATTCTTTTTAAGAGCAAAACCAGAGGACATTCATAGTATAATTCATTAG
- the LOC140052414 gene encoding actin-related protein 2/3 complex subunit 1A-like, with amino-acid sequence MEKFSFGVEPVTCHAWNGDRTQIAISPNSHEVHIYNKKGGGWEKTFTMNEHTQRVTSIDWAASSNRIVTCGTDRNAYVWVLNGKGEWRPTLVILRINRAATCVKWSPREDKFAVGSGARLISICYFEKENDWWVSKHIKKPIRSTVTCLDWHPNNVLLGCGSTDFKVRVFSTYVKEIEAQKPDSTPWGKKMSFGNLMSEVTTAGGWIHDVSFSSDGNRLAWVCHNSTINVVDAASDSSVTTTRTPYLPFLTCSWINPSALIVGGHDCELMRYSVEANGKITFVKKIAVASKKAAGKVSAMAMFQKMDKLATTDEEKGKNTVHQNSITQVSIHTGTKESVSKLSSTGVDGQLVVWNMS; translated from the exons atggaaaagtTCAGTTTTGGAGTTGAACCTGTAACATGCCATGCATGGAATGGTGATCGTACCC aaaTTGCTATTTCACCAAATAGTCATGAGGTACACATCTACAACAAGAAAGGCGGTGGATGGGAGAAGACCTTCACAATGAATGAG CACACTCAACGTGTAACAAGTATTGACTGGGCAGCCTCTAGTAACCGCATTGTCACATGTGGTACTGATCGTAATGCTTATGTGTGGGTACTTAACGGCAAAGGCGAATGGCGGCCAACGCTTGTCATTCTGCGTATTAATCGTGCCGCAACTTGCGTCAAATGGTCTCCTAGAG AGGACAAGTTCGCTGTTGGAAGTGGTGCCCGCTTGATTTCTATCTGTTACTTTGAGAAGGAAAATGATTG GTGGGTGAGTAAACATATCAAGAAGCCGATTCGCTCAACTGTGACTTGTCTTGACTGGCACCCCAACAATGTACTGCTGGGTTGTGGTTCAACCGACTTCAAAGTCAG AGTCTTCTCCACCTATGTAAAGGAGATAGAAGCTCAGAAACCTGACAGTACTCCATGGGGCAAAAAGATGTCCTTTGGGAACCTGATGAGCGAGGTCACCACTGCCGGAGGTTGGATCCATGATGTCAGCTTCAGTAGTGATGGTAACCGTCTAGCTTGGGTGTGTCACAACAGCACAATCAACGTGGTGGATGCTGCTTCTGATTCGTCAGTCACCACAACTAGGACGCCATACCTACCATTCTTGACATGCTCCTGGATCAATCCAAGTGCTTTGATCGTTGGT GGACATGACTGTGAGCTGATGAGATACTCGGTGGAGGCCAATGGTAAAATAACTTTTGTGAAGAAGATCGCTGTGGCATCTAAGAAGGCGGCTGGCAAAGTCAGTGCCATGGCGATgtttcagaaaatggacaagtTGGCAACAACTGATGAAGAGAAAGGCAAAAACACTGTGCATCAGAACTCTATTAC tcAAGTGTCCATTCACACAGGAACAAAAGAGTCTGTGAGTAAACTGAGCAGCACCGGTGTTGACGGTCAACTTGTTGTCTGGAACATGAGTTAA
- the LOC140052336 gene encoding autocrine proliferation repressor protein A-like, with protein sequence MAFFSVFILQMFIFLAAGTPLDDYVNAPDSHYSYKLLSDYTVRVKGYTTYMLNMTSQKWLTDEQVGQSIWWHYLAITIPDEITRPDSAFLYITGGSNTDSPPDALTDAETLLMSLAALQTGSVCAVLRQVPNQPIVFPGDPLQKRRKEDAIIAFTWRHFVENGTDEPYWLLRMPMTKAGVRAMDTMTDFVKGLRSDVNLKRFVVAGASKRGWTTWTVGAVDKRVVGIAPMVLDCLNFVKNLHHHYRSLGGWTFALEDYYEENFTRYLDDLNTQKMCDIVDPYAYIDRLTMPKYIISSSSDEFFLPDDSHYYYDQMKGPAYLRVIPDAEHSLILHHEALLFQLSAFFIAVVDDYKLPKFTWKLNTNVTHGSIRVQTDTEPMLIRTWMATTSLTSKRRDFRLLVATEPGVDRTPKVQPIIYLKYDVHKTAVGEYVAEFENPLQGWSCFFIEASFPGKSNTTLTFTTEVNIIPDVFPFYDCSGEDCEGILV encoded by the exons ATGGCATTTTTTAGCGTGTTTATATTGCAGATGTTCATATTTCTCGCTGCTGGCACCCCATTGGACGACTATGTAAACGCACCGGACTCGCACTACTCATACAAGTTGCTAAGCGACTACACAGTACGCGTAAAAGGATACACAACGTACATGTTGAATATGACGTCACAGAAATGGCTGACAg ACGAACAAGTTGGCCAGTCCATTTGGTGGCATTATTTGGCGATTACCATCCCAGATGAGATCACTCGACCAGACTCCGCGTTCCTCTACATTACTGGCGGTAGTAACACAGACAg TCCTCCGGATGCTCTAACGGACGCTGAAACCTTGCTTATGTCGTTGGCAGCATTGCAGACTGGATC AGTTTGCGCAGTTCTACGGCAAGTGCCAAATCAACCAATCGTCTTTCCG GGAGATCCTTTGCAGAAACGACGTAAAGAGGACGCGATCATTGCGTTCACATGGAGGCATTTCGTTGAGAACGGGACTGATGAACCGTACTGGTTGCTAAGAATGCCGATGACAAAG GCAGGTGTAAGAGCAATGGATACAATGACTGATTTTGTTAAAGGTCTAAGGTCAGATGTAAACTTGAAAAGATTCGTTGTTGCAGGAGCATCTAAG AGAGGTTGGACGACGTGGACAGTGGGCGCCGTCGACAAACGTGTAGTTGGAATTGCTCCGATGGTCTTAGATTGTCTTAATTTTGTAAAG AATCTACATCACCATTATCGTTCCCTAGGAGGCTGGACATTTGCACTAGAAGATTATTATGAAGAAAACTTTACAAGATATCTGGACGATCTGAACACGCAGAAGATGTGTGACATCGTTGATCCTTATG CATACATTGATCGTCTGACTATGCCCAAGTACATCATCAGTAGTTCGAGTGATGAATTCTTCCTACCAGATGATTCACATTATTACTACGATCAAATGAAAGGACCCGCCTATCTCAG AGTCATTCCGGACGCTGAGCACAGTCTTATATTACATCACGAAGCGCTGCTGTTTCAACTGTCCGCTTTCTTTATTGCTGTTGTTGAT GATTATAAACTTCCAAAATTCACCTGGAAACTAAACACA aaTGTCACTCACGGATCTATTAGAGTTCAAACAGACACTGAACCAATGTTGATTCGAACGTGGATGGCGACTACTTCGCTTACTAGTAAAAG gCGGGATTTTAGACTTCTTGTAGCAACAGAACCAGGTGTCGACAGGACTCCTAAGGTCCAGCCTATCATATATTTAAAGTATGATGTACACAAAACG GCTGTAGGTGAATATGTTGCCGAATTCGAAAACCCCTTGCAGGGCTGGTCATGCTTCTTTATTGAG GCCTCGTTTCCCGGAAAGTCAAACACAACATTAACTTTTACAACGGAGGTGAACATCATTCCTGACGTATTCCCATTTTACGACTGTAGCGGTGAAGACTGCGAGGGTATTCTAGTATAG